One part of the Arvicanthis niloticus isolate mArvNil1 chromosome 15, mArvNil1.pat.X, whole genome shotgun sequence genome encodes these proteins:
- the LOC117720433 gene encoding zinc finger and SCAN domain-containing protein 5B-like: protein MAMNVPPDSLVGSGRPLSPISQVKHGEKQNYNPNFWHMKFRGFSPLEGSDPIQDLRRISELCSQWLRPDLNSKEEILDQLVLEQFVICMPPELQALVKESGVKSCKDLEKMLREGEPHNWSVIYSQGQAYLRDPSVEKAEATEDKWDHMDLCQEHLSNDSEESLNRSQVSPEMQSLSETEEPSTSQEEDLLLGLIPERRRADYLRPEQSLQSDSVPDWEEAEVSVFVGQDPQPTQGPAGSLRVNAVLPPKETGVDAVPSFTHILEKGLALNRDLQSLRGFNLPTSQGEASYMGNTEDGLEPANPPPVEQVDDSLAGQARFQCTKCKKSFLYWSHFDLHQRSHTGERPFKCNLCKKAFLQSSDLRVHQRVHTGEKPYTCAVCLKEFAHRSTLKSHNRVHMKEKPYMCEDCGQRFSHKCNLTVHFRIHRDVRPYICKKCDKAFRQHGTWKRHMKAHLRKASV from the coding sequence ATGGCTATGAATGTGCCACCGGACAGCCTTGTCGGATCAGGGCGGCCACTATCACCAATATCCCAGGTAAAACACGGAGAAAAGCAAAACTACAACCCCAATTTTTGGCACATGAAGTTCCGAGGTTTCAGTCCCTTGGAGGGATCCGACCCGATCCAGGATCTCAGGAGAATCTCTGAGCTATGCTCTCAGTGGCTGAGGCCGGACTTGAACAGCAAGGAGGAGATCCTGGATCAGCTGGTGTTGGAGCAGTTCGTAATCTGCATGCCACCAGAGCTGCAGGCCTTAGTGAAGGAGAGCGGAGTGAAGAGCTGCAAAGACCTGGAAAAGATGCTGAGGGAGGGAGAACCTCACAACTGGTCCGTAATCTACTCCCAAGGACAGGCGTACCTCCGAGATCCCAGTGTTGAGAAGGCTGAAGCCACGGAGGATAAATGGGACCATATGGATTTGTGCCAAGAGCACTTATCAAATGACAGCGAGGAGTCTCTCAACAGAAGCCAGGTCAGCCCAGAGATGCAGAGCCTATCAGAGACTGAAGAGCCATCCACCAGCCAGGAAGAGGACCTTTTGCTGGGACTGATTCCTGAGAGGAGACGGGCAGACTACCTAAGACCTGAGCAGAGCCTGCAGAGTGACTCAGTTCCTGATTGGGAAGAGGCGGAAGTGTCAGTGTTTGTTGGTCAGGACCCTCAGCCAACACAGGGTCCTGCTGGTTCTCTCAGAGTCAATGCGGTGCTGCCCCCAAAAGAGACGGGTGTGGATGCTGTACCGTCGTTCACCCATATTCTGGAAAAAGGTTTAGCCTTGAATAGGGATCTTCAGAGTCTTCGTGGTTTCAACTTACCCACTTCCCAAGGAGAGGCCTCCTATATGGGCAATACAGAAGACGGACTAGAGCCTGCTAACCCACCGCCTGTAGAACAAGTTGACGATAGTCTTGCTGGCCAGGCTCGGTTTCAGTGTACTAAATGCAAGAAGAGTTTTCTTTACTGGTCTCACTTTGACCTTCACCAGAGgtcacacacaggagagagacccTTCAAGTGCAACTTGTGCAAAAAGGCCTTTCTACAGTCCTCTGATCTGAGAGTCCACCAGCGTGtccacactggggagaagccTTACACGTGTGCAGTCTGCCTAAAGGAGTTCGCCCACAGGTCCACCCTGAAGAGCCATAATCGGGTCCACATGAAGGAGAAGCCTTATATGTGTGAGGACTGTGGGCAACGTTTCAGCCACAAGTGCAACCTCACTGTCCATTTCCGCATCCATCGCGACGTGAGACCCTACATCTGTAAGAAGTGTGACAAGGCTTTCCGGCAGCATGGGACTTGGAAGCGACACATGAAAGCCCACTTGAGAAAGGCGTCTGTGTAA